A DNA window from Loxodonta africana isolate mLoxAfr1 chromosome 7, mLoxAfr1.hap2, whole genome shotgun sequence contains the following coding sequences:
- the C7H11orf87 gene encoding uncharacterized protein C11orf87 homolog — translation MSARAPKELRLALPPCLLNRTFASPNASGNSSARGPGGGGSTCITQVGQQLFQSFSSTLVLIVLVTLIFCLIVLSLSTFHIHKRRMKKRKMQRAQEEYERDHCGGSRSRGGGGLPQAGSQAPTHGKETRLDRQPRDSAFCAPANVSSSSSSPGIQCPGPCPPPPPPPQPAPSPQGVHAAPSCLDTAGEGLLQTVVLS, via the coding sequence ATGAGTGCCAGGGCGCCCAAGGAGCTGAGGCTGGCTCTGCCGCCGTGTCTCCTCAACAGGACCTTTGCTTCCCCCAACGCCAGCGGCAACTCCAGTGCCCGCGGCccgggcggcggcggcagcacctgcataacgcaggtgggACAGCAGCTCTTCCAGTCCTTCTCTTCCACGCTGGTGCTGATTGTCCTGGTCACCCTCATCTTCTGCCTCATCGTGTTGTCGCTCTCCACCTTCCACATCCACAAGCGTAggatgaagaagaggaagatgcAGAGGGCTCAGGAGGAATACGAGCGGGATCACTGCGGCGGCAGCCGCAGCCGAGGTGGCGGAGGGCTGCCCCAGGCAGGCAGCCAGGCCCCAACCCATGGAAAAGAAACACGGCTGGATAGGCAGCCCCGGGACTCTGCCTTCTGTGCCCCCGCCAacgtctcctcctcctcctcgtccCCCGGCATCCAGTGCCCGGGTccctgtcctcctcctcctcctcctccacaaCCAGCCCCCAGCCCACAAGGAGTACATGCAGCCCCCTCCTGTTTGGACACAGCTGGAGAGGGCCTTTTGCAAACGGTGGTACTGTCCTGA